The window TAAAAGCCAACAAAACAGACTGAAACAAAGTGTGCCTTCTGTGCATGATGGATAAATGTATGGACGGAAGGAGGGCGGGAGTGACACAGGGAGGGAAGGATGGACAGAGAGACAAGAAGGGAATTGACAACCTTGTTAATTTTAATGAATGATGTTCCAAGGCATGAGTTCAAAGTTTGATAAACTTGGTAAGCTGTCATCATGCGAACAGAAACAAGTGCTAGTGATTTAGATAGAATACACTCTGCCACCACTGTTGACATGTGTGAAATGCAATTTTTCACCTATGTACGATTTCTTCAATTATCAGGGACCGTTCAGCTTTGAAAAAACGGAAGTTGAAGCAGTACCAAAGGAGCCACCAAACAAACATGTTGTAGAAGGTAAGCAGCTTGCTACTTATTTTGTATTAAAGGTATTTGGTCACCTGGTGTTTTaacagccaatcacagattttacgcaGGTGGCTGCTTTTTGAAAAGGGCGCCCCACATGACAAGCCATGGCATACTTCGCAGCGTCGTCTGCATGAGCTTTCACGAATCAAATATGGAGGACTGACAGCTGCAGGTGGTGTGGGGTTATTATGCTAAGCCCCAcccctttaccatatatggcatatgcaaatttacagtgACCATGTACCTTTAATGGGTACTGACAGGGTCAGTGAGACAGAGTCCACGTATCACCATTTATGTAAACGTGTTATGGAGGCATCACGGCTAAATGGGTAGGATACTCATTCATGATCAAAGCATTGTGGGTGTAGCCATAGTGGTGATGGTGAACTTGAGATCCCAGCATAGTGTTGTACCTTTGAGCAAGGCACTTCACTCATCATCTGGTTTGTGGGCTTCTTGCCtggcctgttggatgatggtataaataaatgtatatgtatttatcCATCGCTAAATGTAGTCTGCCTTGTCTATATGTacagtatatgtatgtatgtatcaatctatgtatgtatgtatgtatgtatgtatgtatgtatgtatgtatgtatgtatgtatgtactctTGGacctgtgtgtttgtgtgttatATATGTGGATGGAcagatatacatacacacaagaAGGCAGCAAGTTGCCCCTTTGTAAAAGACTGTAGACACATCCAATTTCCCACCACAGACTATATTAGTGTAGAGGTTATAGTGGACAAAGACTTCACAACAATGCTGTAGACACAGAACAAtataaattgttaaaaaattttGGTATGTGCAGGGCAGGTTGACAGGGCCTAGAATTTGTGCTTTATCAGGTCCATTATTTTCAGTCTTGCCATCTGGGGTAATGGAGTTGAAAAATGTGCCAGTGTTTTACTTGTCATATACAACCTGTACAACTTGTCTTTTTTcgtcaactttttttttcaataccagCAGTGAGTTCTCCAGCTCTCTTTCCATTGAAAACAGGACTGTTGcattaaaaaacaaattctCAAGCgtaatatttgtatttctgaTCTTCTGTCCATAGAGCTTGAAGAAGAAGCCAGTTTGCCGGAGAAAAAGACACTAAAATTATCCAGGCCTGAAGTCTCATATTGTACCTACATGATGGAAAAGTATGGGGAAGACTATAAGGTAAACATCTTCTTTATTTCTCATAACCTAAAGGTATTGTGGTTACtaataatttgtaaaaatggTTGTGAAGTTGTTTCAAGTCCCAAAAACGGGACAATTTCTATTAATTTGTTTCcccaaaatttcaagagttgtTGGCTTTGAGGCTGGTGATAAACATTTGACATCCTatagggttttctctcgactgctcGATTAATGCAAATTGCGCAATTCGAGCCGTTGTCTGCCCTTAAAGACTTACTGACAGCATGGAAATCAACgaaacacagcaagcaaagatGTTCACATATACTGATATATAAGGATGACCCAAGCGCATAGTGTAGCGAACCGTGTGGATCAAtgatggaatttggaaaaattcAAGCTTTAGCATGTGTAGGCACGTGTAtagcaatgcaatacaatagtttGTTGGGCGCACAGAGATCGGTGCATATTTTCAGGATTTAAGCCCCCAAATCCGGACCAAATCATGTCCAAGGGAACAAATATGTCAAATCCAGAGTTGGGAAAACTTGTGGGTGACAGAAGATAGAGACAAGCCGAGCACATCACAAGCTGACAAACAGATGTTGATATTAGTACGGGTGCTGTATGTGACATAGACGACACAACTGAAATGGATGACGATCGTTATGATATTGAGGAAGCACTTCCTAGGaaggcaaaatcaacatcaaagTTAATTACCCCccaaaatgtcaagtctgcccccttattttgatgaatggggcagaaagtgcccctttcaatgaacaGCAGAGAAAACACAGCATCCTGTGGAGTGTCATGTGGCAGTGTTTGGATAATGCATGAATGAATATGTGGAGTGGAAGCGTTGAGCTATAGTGAAGACCATGATGTACTACACAACTTAGTTTTGTCTGTGAAATCATCTGTTGATAGTGTAGTGGTGAAGAATGAGTTCATTTACCTCTTTTTTGGAAATGTTaattaaatgaaatattgattGCAGATATATCCACCAAcaatgttaaatattttgtctgtataACTGTAAATAAGTCAAGCAAACAGATGTTGTACCAATGAATGAGACGAAACATAAAGTTTGAAAGATTAACGAAAGACTGAGTTACCTTGCATCCCTTTTATACCTTGTCTTATCATTTACGAatcttatttgttttgttttgaaaccGTGTACTATTCCTGATGTGGTAAATCTGTGTAGCGCCCTCCTGAGACAGTActtattttttctgttgtttgACATCGTGTAAAACCTACAGCATGAAAGACTTGCTACATGAGTGTGATTTGTATAATCTATTTGTAGGAAAGACTACTGTAGAGCAGACGGGAAAACAAGCAACAAGTACAATAGCAAACATATGTAGTCTATCACAAgtcttttgagaaattgatagcTGAAAAAGGGCTTTGCGAGACAAAATCCTGACACTGATTTTGTAGTATGTGAATTTGAGCTATGGTGACTCATACCCTGCAAAACCGAAATGTCAGCCATGGCCTTGTAAGCAATACCATGTCAGTACCAAACTGTTGCTTTTAGAGTAATTGAAGGGTTTCATGAAAAGAATTGCTGTTGTTTGTGTCATCCCTGCAGGCAATGGCAATGGATGAGAGGAATTATTACCAGGACACTCCCAAACAAATCAGACAGAgaataaacaaatttaaaagCCTCCCTGATCAGTACAACAAATACTTAGCGGAGAAAAACGCCGGGAAGACGACAGATACCATGGACACTGCGTGATATTCTGGCACAAAAATGCTGGTACGGCAACAGATTTTTATGGACACTTCGTGATATGCAATGAAGACAGTGAAGATATACTCTCacaatttgcttcaaactaGTGCCATTTCATTCACAAGTCAGACAGAGGCGATTGTCGTGTTTTCATAGACAAAAATTACTTCAGCACCATCATGTACATACCAATGGCGCTTGTGACTGATGtctcaaggtcaaaggttatgaaGAATCCGTCAAGGTCTATATTACATATGCCTTAGAGGtctatataaaataaaataaaaattcttaACAAATTATCTTCatcttgtgttgttgtttcatGTGTACGGATGAAGTTCAGAGAGATCTTGTATTTGCTCTGATCTTGATTGTGAAGAATTGTCATTTATACCTGTACAACATTGCTAATGTGTAGTCACCAACGTTTTCAGTGGATACCAAAATTTGGTTTCTCTTCTCACAGCTGCAACAGTTGACTTTACTGCAGGCATTCTGTATGTGAACAGGGGATCTCTACTGTGGTACCGCGTCTAGTATCCCTTGCCTAGCAAAGATACAGGGGTAAAGATTGAGACAGGTATTTGGAAAGCACTTTGGATGAgattttccttcaaaatactAACAGAATTCATTACTTTGAGCACTGACCTGACCCTATTGGTCA of the Ptychodera flava strain L36383 chromosome 20, AS_Pfla_20210202, whole genome shotgun sequence genome contains:
- the LOC139120281 gene encoding nucleolar protein 16-like; this encodes MPSTKSSKRKKYQYNVDRRKLWKKSRRVPEIKCPQIKNAWDGRKSMKRNLAAMGLAVDPNKAIPIPKPKGPFSFEKTEVEAVPKEPPNKHVVEELEEEASLPEKKTLKLSRPEVSYCTYMMEKYGEDYKAMAMDERNYYQDTPKQIRQRINKFKSLPDQYNKYLAEKNAGKTTDTMDTA